The Lactuca sativa cultivar Salinas chromosome 2, Lsat_Salinas_v11, whole genome shotgun sequence genome includes a window with the following:
- the LOC111909655 gene encoding protein FAR1-RELATED SEQUENCE 11-like: MAIGKQRNTQRRLDNETKRTKHKFGMGTGLEQHATKVYTNTVFAEVRKEIYKGARNCSIDSVENMNGWQVVMITHSDKRRQVKTKCEVELKLPEKEMNCTCELFKRMGILCRHVFVVLKNNHIEEILEQYIMRRWRRDIISSHLLVSKNGLAEMEDETFKLLTEAYSNMEYCLERL, from the exons ATGGCGATTGGAAAACAACGTAACACACAACGTCGTCTTGATAATGAAACTAAGAGAACCAAGCATAAATTTGGGATGGGCACAGGATTAGAGCAACATGCAACAAAAGTGTATACGAATACAGTTTTTGCAGAAGTTCGAAAGGAGATATACAAAGGAGCACGAAATTGTTCAATTGATAGTGTAGAAAATATGAACGGGTGGCAGGTAGTAATGATTACACATTCGGACAAAAGAAGACAAGTGAAAACAAAGTGTGAG GTGGAACTGAAGTTGCCAGAAAAGGAAATGAATTGTACATGCGAACTCTTCAAGCGAATGGGTATTTTGTGTCGACATGTGTTTGTAGTTCTGAAGAATAATCACATTGAGGAGATACTCGAGCAATATATTATGCGGAGGTGGAGAAGGGATATTATTTCTAGCCATTTGTTGGTCAGTAAGAATGGGCTTGCTGAAATGGAAGATGAAACTTTTAAATTGTTAACCGAAGCATATAGTAACATGGAGTACTGTCTGGAGCGTCTTTAG